In one Bacteroidales bacterium WCE2004 genomic region, the following are encoded:
- a CDS encoding putative ABC transport system permease protein, translating into MKNKKDTLIKVLSLGVGLAVGIVLIAKVFFELSYDGFYRDVDRIYRIQSTYTQNGENAEYGQVSGGVSAGFMQEVPGVEYGTRTTYYFNRDIYLDENDNKLKGILVFADTCFFKVFDRPVLAGDPLKALSKWGSVMVSRSFAEKLADGRDLAGVIGKQICNEDQKELKFTVEGVYEDFPENGLLDFDILLSMETYPKRSTENWIGNDRYRGYVKLYPGVDPRGLKPAIRKMQEAHQPLEEYEQKGLSLEYTLKPFSTIHSSDPAIRVQVILLSLVAALLILISLLNYILIVISSLVKRSKEVGVRKCYGAESRHIYGLLARESLLNIFLALLLAAAIIFAGRSIVVNLLGVPFTTLLVPGSVAAIAAVVLAVLFVSIVVPAELYQRIPVYAALKNYTEHSRKWKLGLLGVQVLINVFLVVMASIIAGQYEKVTHADMGYDYQNVFHINIFDDDRDAQVRMVNTLRGLPEVQGVAGAHQLPFVYPSGNNVYLPGDDRELFNFSDQYSVSDGFFGLLGIDIVEGRTPQDGNEIVVSRRFVDKMSEFTDWSDGAVGKQVYVTGHTNEYVTDAGVMTVSPYTISGVCQDYWLSDWQNPDGRPAVLFYSRLGEGDPRALSHIIFKLDVPARQLGAAREKVRLALEQALPDREIEVFSWEEELRSAYDGSKKMRNTLLLGVFFSLFIALMGLIGFIRDESLRRSKEMAVRKINGATTRDILGSFALSILKLSAVMAVLACVGAYFAAGKWLEQFAEKVTLSPLYFIGGALAVLAFVLAVVVLNCLHIAHANPVESLKNE; encoded by the coding sequence ATGAAAAACAAGAAAGACACATTGATCAAGGTGCTGTCCCTGGGTGTGGGACTGGCCGTTGGCATCGTGCTGATTGCCAAGGTGTTTTTTGAGCTGAGCTATGACGGCTTCTACCGCGACGTGGACCGGATCTACCGGATCCAGAGCACTTACACCCAGAACGGAGAGAATGCGGAATATGGGCAGGTGAGCGGCGGCGTCTCCGCCGGCTTCATGCAGGAAGTCCCGGGCGTGGAATACGGCACCCGTACGACCTATTATTTCAACAGGGACATCTATCTGGACGAAAATGACAATAAGCTGAAAGGGATCCTGGTCTTTGCCGACACCTGTTTCTTCAAGGTCTTCGACCGGCCGGTCCTGGCCGGCGACCCGCTGAAGGCCCTCTCGAAATGGGGCTCCGTGATGGTGAGCCGCAGTTTCGCGGAGAAACTCGCGGACGGGCGGGACCTGGCCGGCGTCATCGGCAAGCAGATCTGCAACGAGGATCAGAAGGAGCTGAAATTCACCGTGGAGGGTGTCTATGAAGACTTCCCGGAGAACGGTCTCCTGGACTTTGACATCCTGCTCTCCATGGAGACCTATCCCAAGCGGAGTACGGAGAACTGGATCGGCAACGACCGCTACCGGGGCTACGTCAAACTCTATCCGGGGGTCGATCCCCGCGGGCTCAAGCCGGCCATCCGCAAGATGCAGGAGGCGCACCAGCCGCTGGAAGAATATGAGCAGAAGGGGCTGAGCCTGGAATATACGCTCAAGCCGTTCTCCACGATCCATTCTTCCGATCCGGCGATCCGCGTGCAGGTGATCCTGCTCTCCCTCGTGGCCGCGCTGCTGATCCTGATTTCCCTGCTCAACTACATCCTCATCGTCATCTCCTCGCTGGTCAAGCGTTCCAAGGAGGTGGGCGTGCGCAAGTGCTATGGTGCCGAGAGCCGGCACATCTACGGCCTGCTGGCCAGGGAGTCGCTGCTCAACATCTTCCTGGCCCTGCTGCTCGCCGCCGCGATCATCTTCGCCGGCCGGAGCATCGTGGTGAACCTGCTCGGTGTCCCGTTCACGACCCTGCTGGTGCCCGGCAGCGTCGCGGCCATCGCGGCGGTCGTCCTGGCCGTGCTGTTCGTCTCCATCGTGGTGCCGGCCGAGCTCTACCAGCGTATTCCGGTCTATGCCGCGCTGAAGAACTATACGGAGCATTCCAGGAAGTGGAAGCTCGGTCTGCTGGGCGTGCAGGTGCTGATCAACGTGTTCCTGGTGGTGATGGCGTCTATCATCGCGGGCCAGTATGAGAAGGTCACGCACGCCGACATGGGCTACGACTATCAGAACGTATTCCATATCAACATCTTCGACGATGACCGGGACGCGCAGGTCCGGATGGTCAACACCCTGCGCGGACTCCCGGAGGTGCAAGGGGTCGCCGGCGCGCACCAGCTGCCGTTCGTTTACCCCAGCGGCAACAATGTCTATCTGCCCGGCGATGACCGGGAACTGTTCAACTTCTCCGACCAGTATTCGGTCTCGGACGGATTCTTCGGGCTGCTGGGCATCGACATCGTCGAGGGACGTACGCCTCAGGACGGCAATGAGATCGTCGTGAGCCGGCGTTTCGTCGACAAGATGTCCGAGTTTACGGACTGGAGCGACGGCGCGGTCGGCAAGCAGGTCTATGTGACCGGGCATACCAACGAATATGTGACGGATGCCGGTGTGATGACTGTCTCCCCGTACACGATCAGTGGCGTGTGCCAGGATTACTGGCTGAGCGACTGGCAGAATCCGGATGGCCGCCCGGCCGTCCTGTTCTATTCCAGACTGGGAGAAGGGGACCCCCGTGCGCTGTCGCATATCATCTTCAAGCTGGATGTCCCGGCGAGACAGCTCGGCGCGGCGCGCGAAAAGGTGCGCCTGGCGCTCGAGCAGGCCCTGCCGGACCGGGAGATCGAAGTCTTCTCCTGGGAGGAGGAGCTCCGCTCGGCCTATGACGGCAGCAAGAAGATGCGCAATACGCTGCTCCTGGGCGTTTTCTTCAGCTTGTTCATCGCCCTGATGGGCCTGATCGGCTTCATCCGCGACGAGAGCCTGCGCCGCTCCAAGGAGATGGCGGTCCGCAAGATCAACGGCGCCACCACGCGGGACATCCTGGGCTCCTTCGCCCTGTCAATCCTGAAGCTGAGTGCCGTGATGGCGGTCCTGGCCTGTGTGGGCGCGTACTTCGCGGCCGGCAAATGGCTCGAGCAGTTCGCCGAGAAGGTCACGCTCAGCCCGCTGTATTTCATCGGCGGCGCGCTCGCGGTCCTGGCCTTCGTCCTGGCGGTCGTCGTGCTCAACTGCCTGCACATCGCCCACGCGAATCCTGTCGAATCGCTTAAAAACGAATAA
- a CDS encoding putative ABC transport system permease protein has product MKSFWNFLKKNKIYGTVNLVGLTVSMAFVLLLAVYVQRQLSTDSFQKNADRIYVVANETTVSSAYYLDKRLKENFPEIEKSSAVAIVSPAMPFHLENELIYGRTMAADSSFFDIFSYELVAGKRADWKLSWDRCMVSEEFANAHFGGRDPIGRLLVTEVGMTPLTVCGVFKDFGNSAFVSPDVLVRGEILPRMNPSHDERLNNAAAGVSVVMCPPGVDLRDKHDEILKWLEENYWVYSSNFDEVRLIPLRDLYFLESGAFEWTGTVHFGDRGLVNLLLGMCLLLLAFAVLNYVNMTTALMGFRAREMATRRLVGADRWSIFLKTILESLIVCAVSMVLAVLLAEWLAPQASRVLSYPISVFGAVTPVNILLVLAFVLVLGFLAGLVPALLIQRTQPIEIVRGTLRRKTKTVYSKVIIVIQNAVAVVMLICALTIGTQIGYMVTADLGYNTKDILYFENDCGNAGQLRPLLDRLNAESCVEAVGLGNGVPLEQTNNMTTPLPDGRWVAFQEIYGDAAYFDILGLRVKQDNKAPQAWWLNEFAFKQIGIDESTQEYVIGGETLPIGGVYYDFKIGALETEQRAAMILNLGEFPEDESPWHIVVKTTGDKNAARKRVEAIVDEVFPGRTADAHYLEERIAYGFRAESRVLTIVLIFTILSLLVSALGLFAMSSYHMLQEVRGVAVKKVFGAAYSGVLRDLVLGFMKMVGVASVIGIPVAWFLMDGWLKGYAHRIAFPWWAAVVAVLTVAVIAFVSVLYQGIVTARTNPSEALKKE; this is encoded by the coding sequence ATGAAATCATTTTGGAACTTCCTGAAAAAGAATAAGATCTATGGGACGGTGAACCTTGTGGGGCTCACCGTCTCCATGGCTTTCGTACTCCTGCTGGCGGTGTATGTCCAGCGGCAGCTGTCCACCGATTCTTTCCAAAAGAATGCGGACCGGATCTATGTGGTTGCCAATGAGACCACCGTCTCGTCGGCCTATTATCTGGACAAGCGCCTGAAAGAGAATTTCCCCGAGATCGAGAAGAGCTCCGCCGTGGCGATCGTTTCGCCTGCGATGCCTTTCCATCTCGAGAACGAGTTGATCTATGGCCGCACGATGGCGGCGGACAGCAGCTTCTTCGATATTTTCAGCTATGAGCTGGTGGCCGGAAAACGGGCGGACTGGAAACTCTCCTGGGACCGCTGCATGGTGAGCGAGGAGTTCGCCAACGCGCATTTCGGCGGCCGGGACCCCATCGGCCGGCTGCTCGTGACCGAGGTCGGAATGACGCCGCTCACCGTCTGCGGTGTCTTCAAGGATTTCGGCAACTCCGCCTTCGTGAGCCCGGACGTGCTGGTCCGCGGCGAAATCCTGCCGAGGATGAATCCGAGCCACGACGAGCGATTGAACAATGCCGCCGCGGGCGTCAGCGTGGTGATGTGCCCGCCCGGCGTTGACTTGCGCGACAAGCATGACGAGATCCTGAAATGGCTCGAAGAGAACTATTGGGTCTATAGCAGCAATTTTGACGAAGTCCGGCTCATCCCGCTCCGCGACCTGTATTTCCTGGAGTCCGGGGCGTTCGAGTGGACGGGGACCGTCCATTTCGGCGACCGGGGCCTCGTGAACCTGCTGCTGGGCATGTGCCTGCTCCTGCTGGCCTTCGCGGTGTTGAACTATGTCAACATGACCACCGCGCTGATGGGCTTCCGGGCCAGGGAGATGGCTACCCGCCGCCTGGTGGGCGCCGACCGGTGGAGCATTTTCCTGAAGACGATCCTGGAGAGCCTGATCGTCTGTGCCGTCTCGATGGTGCTGGCGGTCCTGCTCGCCGAGTGGCTGGCGCCGCAGGCCTCCCGGGTCCTGTCCTATCCGATCTCCGTTTTCGGCGCCGTCACGCCGGTGAACATCCTGCTCGTGCTGGCCTTCGTGCTGGTGCTGGGCTTCCTGGCCGGCCTGGTCCCGGCCCTGCTCATCCAGCGGACGCAGCCCATCGAGATCGTCCGCGGCACGCTCCGCCGCAAGACCAAGACGGTCTACAGCAAGGTGATCATCGTCATCCAGAACGCCGTGGCCGTGGTGATGCTGATCTGCGCCCTGACCATCGGCACCCAGATCGGGTATATGGTCACGGCCGACCTGGGCTACAATACCAAGGATATCCTGTATTTCGAGAACGACTGCGGCAATGCCGGACAGCTCCGCCCGTTGCTGGACCGCCTGAACGCGGAGAGCTGCGTGGAGGCGGTGGGCCTGGGCAACGGCGTTCCCCTCGAGCAGACCAACAACATGACGACCCCCCTGCCGGACGGCCGCTGGGTCGCCTTCCAGGAGATTTACGGTGACGCCGCGTACTTCGACATCCTGGGCCTGCGGGTGAAGCAGGACAACAAGGCCCCCCAGGCATGGTGGCTGAACGAGTTCGCCTTCAAGCAGATCGGCATCGATGAAAGTACGCAGGAATATGTAATCGGCGGTGAGACCCTTCCCATCGGCGGTGTCTATTATGACTTCAAGATCGGCGCGCTCGAAACCGAGCAGCGCGCGGCGATGATCCTCAACCTGGGAGAATTCCCGGAGGATGAGTCCCCCTGGCATATCGTGGTCAAGACGACCGGCGACAAGAATGCCGCCCGGAAACGGGTCGAAGCGATCGTGGATGAAGTCTTCCCGGGCCGGACGGCCGACGCCCATTACCTCGAGGAGCGGATCGCGTACGGGTTCCGGGCGGAGAGCCGGGTGCTGACCATCGTGCTCATCTTCACCATCCTGTCGCTGCTCGTGAGCGCGCTTGGTCTCTTCGCGATGAGCTCGTACCACATGTTGCAGGAAGTCCGGGGCGTGGCGGTGAAGAAGGTCTTCGGCGCCGCGTATTCCGGCGTGCTCCGCGACCTGGTGCTGGGCTTCATGAAGATGGTGGGCGTCGCGTCCGTCATCGGCATCCCCGTCGCCTGGTTCCTGATGGACGGCTGGCTCAAAGGCTATGCGCACCGCATCGCCTTCCCCTGGTGGGCGGCCGTCGTCGCGGTGCTGACCGTGGCCGTCATTGCGTTCGTCTCGGTGCTCTACCAGGGCATCGTGACGGCCCGGACCAACCCTTCGGAAGCCTTGAAGAAAGAGTAG
- a CDS encoding putative ABC transport system ATP-binding protein — protein sequence MIQVTNLTKVFRTEEIETTALNGVTFEIKDGEFVAIMGPSGCGKSTLLNILGLLDNPTGGSYKLLDTEVANLKEKERTKFRKGNIGFVFQSFNLIDELNVYENIELPLRYLNISAAERKEKVTEIMKRMAISHRAQHFPQQLSGGQQQRVAIARAVVAGPKLILADEPTGNLDSKNGKEVMDLLKELNQEGTTIVMVTHSQKDAAQAQRTIDLFDGQIVSDVKNEL from the coding sequence ATGATTCAAGTTACCAACCTCACCAAGGTCTTCCGGACGGAAGAGATCGAGACCACGGCGCTCAACGGCGTCACCTTCGAAATCAAGGACGGCGAGTTCGTCGCCATCATGGGCCCTTCGGGCTGCGGCAAGTCCACGCTGCTCAATATCCTGGGCCTGCTGGACAATCCGACCGGCGGTTCCTATAAACTGCTCGACACCGAGGTGGCCAACCTCAAGGAGAAGGAGCGCACCAAGTTCCGCAAGGGCAACATCGGCTTCGTGTTCCAGAGCTTCAACCTGATCGATGAACTCAACGTCTATGAGAACATCGAGCTGCCGCTCCGCTACCTCAACATCAGCGCCGCCGAGCGCAAGGAGAAGGTCACGGAGATCATGAAGCGCATGGCGATCAGCCACCGCGCGCAGCACTTCCCGCAGCAGCTGTCCGGCGGTCAGCAGCAGCGCGTGGCCATCGCCCGCGCCGTGGTGGCCGGCCCGAAGCTGATCCTCGCCGATGAGCCGACCGGTAACCTCGACTCCAAGAACGGCAAGGAGGTGATGGACCTGCTCAAGGAGCTCAACCAGGAGGGGACGACCATCGTGATGGTGACCCACTCCCAGAAGGACGCCGCCCAGGCCCAGCGCACGATCGACCTCTTCGACGGTCAGATTGTCTCCGATGTCAAGAACGAACTGTAA
- a CDS encoding putative ABC transport system permease protein, whose product MRFFKKTGVSTLINILGMSVAFAAAMVLLVRVYWDANYDRNFKGHAQVFRMEQDWSESGHFSTFFSRPLIEYVRGKDPNIEAVGTVAVWGNWLLAPEGNPNAGVSLNRALVDESFFEVFPFTWIEGSGQEFATPAALAISRKTARTFFGDAPAVGKYLQMKDGTRLRVVGVYEDQPANSSIAFQSFAWLGDEHLESRSEWSFYAYLKLRQPQEAQATQAQLTESLMDFFGGNDDDATDEERDEFRREFRITNLHKAYFERDLDAGVTSVNKSLTVTLLTIAILLIVIAIINFINFAFAEIPFRIKNINTRKVLGASRSSLVRGQLLRAAALALVAFGFACLLLRLVAGTSWASGVANAMTPRDYAAILLPMLGVALVSALVAGLMPALYSTAQPAALVLKGSYAMSVKGKALRNGLVGLQFVLSFLFILLGLYVDVQLRYMKDKDLGFRQDEVLQVYVGTQAGSQLETIEGQLLQHPSILAVTAADNDIIGDRKMRWGRSADDGEQVNMEVLPVADSFIDFFGLQVVEGRGFQPSDNLSESGCFVVNEAFLQSYPKYHVGSHIYGHMGPAPIVGVVKDFHSKSLHHGTEPLVLYDWGAEPWRGYSLIYVQMAAGADFRAVSDYIKETVCHVDPTLVPAQLNVRRLHEWVESQYTVESMMHRLVTIASVVALLIAIIGIIGLVFFETQFLRKEIAVRRVNGATVASILKRINKKYLLIAGISFVVAAPLAVILMRGWRQGFVSQAPVPVWIFVATLALVVVVTMAVVTLQSWQAANANPVESLKNE is encoded by the coding sequence ATGAGATTCTTCAAGAAAACGGGCGTCTCGACGCTGATCAATATCCTGGGCATGAGCGTGGCGTTTGCCGCGGCGATGGTCCTGCTGGTGCGGGTGTACTGGGATGCCAACTATGACAGGAACTTCAAGGGCCACGCGCAGGTGTTCCGGATGGAACAGGACTGGAGCGAATCCGGACATTTCTCCACGTTTTTCAGCCGGCCGCTGATCGAATATGTCCGCGGGAAGGACCCGAACATCGAGGCCGTGGGTACGGTGGCGGTGTGGGGCAACTGGCTCCTGGCCCCGGAGGGCAATCCCAACGCGGGTGTCTCGCTGAACCGCGCCCTGGTGGACGAGAGCTTCTTCGAGGTCTTCCCCTTCACGTGGATTGAAGGTTCCGGTCAGGAATTCGCGACGCCTGCGGCCCTGGCCATCAGCCGGAAGACGGCGCGGACCTTCTTCGGCGACGCGCCGGCCGTCGGCAAGTACCTCCAGATGAAAGATGGCACCCGCCTGCGTGTCGTGGGCGTCTATGAAGACCAGCCGGCCAATTCCAGCATCGCCTTTCAGTCTTTCGCGTGGCTCGGCGACGAGCATCTGGAAAGCCGTTCCGAATGGTCGTTCTACGCCTATCTGAAACTGCGCCAACCCCAAGAGGCCCAGGCCACGCAGGCGCAGCTGACGGAGTCCCTGATGGATTTCTTCGGTGGAAACGACGACGACGCGACCGATGAAGAGCGGGACGAGTTCCGCCGCGAATTCCGCATCACCAACCTGCACAAGGCCTATTTCGAGCGGGATTTGGACGCGGGCGTGACCAGCGTCAACAAATCGCTGACCGTCACCCTGCTGACGATCGCCATCCTGCTGATCGTCATCGCCATCATCAACTTCATCAATTTCGCGTTCGCGGAAATCCCGTTCCGCATCAAGAACATCAATACCCGCAAGGTGCTGGGCGCTTCGCGCAGCTCGCTTGTCCGGGGGCAGCTGCTGCGTGCCGCCGCCCTGGCGCTCGTCGCCTTCGGCTTCGCGTGCCTGCTGCTGCGCCTCGTCGCCGGTACGTCCTGGGCTTCGGGCGTGGCCAATGCCATGACGCCCCGGGACTATGCCGCCATCCTCCTTCCGATGCTGGGCGTGGCGCTTGTCTCTGCCCTGGTCGCCGGCCTGATGCCGGCCCTCTATTCGACCGCGCAGCCTGCCGCGCTGGTGCTGAAAGGCTCCTACGCGATGAGCGTCAAGGGCAAGGCCCTGCGCAACGGCCTGGTCGGCCTGCAGTTCGTCCTCTCCTTCCTCTTCATCCTGCTGGGCCTGTACGTCGACGTGCAGCTACGCTATATGAAGGACAAGGATCTGGGCTTCCGGCAGGACGAGGTCCTGCAGGTGTATGTCGGCACCCAGGCCGGCAGCCAGCTGGAAACGATTGAAGGCCAGCTGCTGCAGCATCCGTCCATCCTGGCGGTGACCGCCGCGGACAACGATATCATCGGAGACCGCAAGATGAGATGGGGGCGCTCTGCCGATGACGGTGAGCAGGTCAATATGGAGGTGTTGCCGGTGGCGGACAGTTTCATCGACTTCTTCGGCCTGCAGGTCGTGGAAGGACGCGGCTTCCAGCCGTCCGACAACTTGAGTGAAAGCGGTTGCTTCGTCGTCAACGAGGCCTTCCTGCAGAGTTATCCGAAGTACCACGTGGGCAGCCACATATACGGCCACATGGGGCCGGCACCGATCGTCGGCGTCGTCAAGGACTTCCATTCCAAATCCCTGCACCACGGGACGGAACCCCTGGTGCTCTACGACTGGGGTGCGGAGCCCTGGCGCGGTTACAGCCTCATCTATGTCCAGATGGCTGCGGGGGCTGATTTCAGGGCCGTGTCCGACTACATCAAGGAGACGGTCTGCCACGTGGATCCGACGCTGGTCCCGGCGCAGCTGAACGTGCGCCGCCTCCACGAATGGGTCGAGTCGCAGTACACGGTAGAATCGATGATGCACCGCCTGGTCACCATCGCCTCGGTCGTCGCGCTGCTGATCGCCATCATCGGCATCATCGGCCTGGTTTTCTTCGAGACGCAGTTCCTCCGCAAGGAGATCGCCGTGCGCCGCGTCAACGGCGCCACGGTGGCCAGCATCCTGAAACGGATCAACAAGAAATATCTGCTCATCGCCGGCATCAGCTTCGTCGTGGCCGCGCCGCTCGCCGTGATCCTGATGCGCGGCTGGCGCCAGGGCTTCGTGAGCCAGGCGCCGGTCCCGGTGTGGATCTTCGTGGCCACGCTGGCGCTGGTGGTGGTCGTCACGATGGCGGTCGTCACGCTCCAGAGCTGGCAGGCCGCGAACGCCAACCCCGTCGAATCGCTTAAAAACGAATAA
- a CDS encoding MacB-like core domain-containing protein gives MKSYLKFLSRHKLFTAIQAVGLAVSLAFVILIGSFIVQQHQVARENPDWNRIYGLCTENNFGVGFWDKEELDMNVPEVELATRFHAQQTSVIEFEGEKVGGVDNMRMGVDPEFFEMFSYLRWLEGTPASFRSKDDVVLCESMARMLADRFDKELADLVGLPIVVGDHPGQIVGVIQDFRESILSQVDLLTHVEAGLSLDNDRDFSSIGSYQTLYRVSAGVSREVSDAKVDALMVKNYTPNWKETPKSWHPMRLDEIFWNDGFRGNGVLKTGNRQMVRLMTIVVLLLLLSAVFNYINLSFALGGKRSKEMATRRLLGSARSGILWKYIGESVAFTALCFAVALVLARLLTPMMNGLLAAGGVLDIQTSVQMRVLLTPGYIVAYAVAVLVLGAFCGLLPAWAASRYEPIDVIKGTLRRKSKMVFSKVFIVAQNALAVFLIAMSFVMEVQMRHMQNRPTHSQVENRYYLDYYATTYDQMRLLKDKVEKLPFVTEVGVGRNIPGSINMSQQLALPDGTTIRIPCILADTTYFKLLGLEEVENFNHPLMHSVWVDETVYQAAHLSDTTTVFPRMFGLNGARIEYIGGVVRDFPAEAASDDYMKTRNGAVLVNDPKDMFFAHALLIGTVGEDPDYERQIMKAYEEYRLEQYGVYEAPWKCGFLRNYYRAQLEPVRRTMRLLELFAVLSVLIALLGLLAMSAYYAGENTKQIAVRKVFGADVRGEIWRNVKSYMVLAGVACAIAIPLAVWAARLYLERFPYRIENYGWVFAAAVAISIVMAFATVLWQTVKAAQSDPAVELKKD, from the coding sequence ATGAAAAGCTATCTGAAATTCCTGTCCCGCCACAAGCTCTTCACCGCCATCCAGGCGGTGGGGCTTGCGGTGAGCCTGGCATTCGTCATCCTGATCGGCAGCTTCATCGTGCAGCAGCATCAGGTGGCGCGGGAGAATCCGGACTGGAACCGGATCTACGGCCTCTGCACTGAGAACAACTTCGGCGTGGGCTTCTGGGACAAAGAAGAACTCGACATGAACGTCCCGGAAGTGGAGCTTGCCACCCGTTTCCATGCCCAGCAGACTTCGGTCATCGAGTTCGAGGGGGAGAAGGTCGGCGGCGTCGATAATATGCGGATGGGCGTCGACCCGGAGTTCTTCGAGATGTTCTCCTATCTCCGCTGGCTGGAAGGGACGCCCGCTTCGTTCCGGAGCAAGGACGACGTCGTCCTCTGCGAGTCGATGGCGCGGATGCTCGCCGACCGTTTCGACAAGGAACTCGCGGACCTGGTCGGCCTGCCGATCGTGGTCGGGGACCATCCCGGCCAGATCGTCGGCGTCATCCAGGACTTCCGGGAGAGCATCCTGTCCCAGGTCGACCTGCTGACGCACGTCGAGGCCGGCCTCTCTTTGGATAATGACAGGGATTTCAGCAGCATCGGAAGTTATCAGACCCTGTACCGGGTCAGCGCGGGCGTGTCCCGGGAGGTGAGCGACGCCAAAGTCGACGCGCTCATGGTCAAGAACTACACGCCGAACTGGAAAGAAACTCCCAAGAGCTGGCATCCGATGCGCCTCGACGAGATCTTCTGGAACGATGGTTTCCGGGGGAACGGCGTCCTCAAGACCGGCAACCGGCAGATGGTCCGGCTGATGACCATCGTCGTGCTGCTGCTTCTGCTCTCCGCCGTCTTCAACTATATCAACCTCAGCTTCGCGCTGGGCGGGAAACGGTCCAAGGAGATGGCGACGCGCCGTCTGCTGGGCTCCGCCCGGAGCGGCATTCTCTGGAAATACATCGGCGAATCCGTCGCCTTCACGGCGCTGTGCTTCGCCGTGGCGCTGGTGCTCGCCCGTCTGCTGACCCCGATGATGAACGGCCTGCTGGCCGCGGGGGGCGTGCTGGACATACAGACGTCCGTGCAGATGCGCGTCCTGCTGACGCCCGGCTACATCGTCGCCTACGCGGTCGCGGTCCTTGTATTGGGCGCGTTCTGCGGCCTGCTCCCGGCCTGGGCGGCCTCCCGCTACGAGCCGATCGACGTGATCAAGGGCACGCTGCGCCGCAAGAGCAAGATGGTGTTCAGCAAGGTGTTCATCGTCGCACAGAATGCCCTGGCCGTGTTCCTGATCGCGATGTCGTTCGTGATGGAGGTGCAGATGCGGCACATGCAGAACCGTCCCACCCATTCGCAGGTGGAGAACCGTTATTATCTCGATTATTATGCGACGACCTACGACCAGATGCGGCTGCTCAAGGACAAGGTGGAGAAGCTCCCCTTCGTGACGGAGGTTGGCGTGGGACGCAACATCCCCGGTTCCATCAACATGTCGCAGCAGCTCGCGCTGCCTGACGGGACCACGATCAGGATCCCGTGCATCCTGGCCGACACCACTTATTTCAAGCTGCTGGGCCTGGAGGAGGTGGAGAACTTCAACCATCCGCTCATGCATTCCGTCTGGGTGGACGAGACGGTCTACCAGGCCGCACACCTGTCCGACACGACGACGGTCTTCCCGCGGATGTTCGGACTCAACGGGGCGCGGATCGAGTACATCGGCGGCGTCGTCCGGGATTTCCCGGCGGAAGCGGCTTCCGACGACTATATGAAGACGCGCAACGGCGCCGTCCTCGTGAACGACCCGAAGGATATGTTCTTCGCGCACGCCCTGCTGATCGGGACGGTGGGCGAGGACCCGGACTATGAGCGTCAGATCATGAAGGCCTATGAGGAATACCGCCTCGAGCAATATGGCGTCTACGAAGCGCCGTGGAAGTGCGGTTTCCTCCGCAACTATTATCGCGCCCAGCTGGAGCCTGTCCGCCGGACGATGCGCCTGCTGGAGCTGTTTGCGGTGCTCTCCGTGCTGATCGCGCTGCTCGGCCTGCTGGCGATGAGCGCCTACTATGCCGGCGAGAACACGAAGCAGATCGCCGTCCGCAAGGTCTTCGGCGCGGACGTGAGAGGGGAGATCTGGCGCAACGTGAAGAGTTATATGGTGCTGGCGGGCGTCGCCTGCGCCATCGCCATCCCGCTGGCCGTCTGGGCCGCGCGGCTCTACCTGGAGCGCTTCCCGTACCGGATTGAAAACTATGGCTGGGTATTCGCCGCCGCGGTGGCCATCAGCATCGTGATGGCATTCGCCACCGTCCTCTGGCAGACCGTCAAGGCCGCGCAGTCAGACCCCGCCGTCGAACTGAAGAAAGACTGA